In Mytilus trossulus isolate FHL-02 chromosome 6, PNRI_Mtr1.1.1.hap1, whole genome shotgun sequence, a single window of DNA contains:
- the LOC134722211 gene encoding E3 ubiquitin-protein ligase MYLIP-like: protein MIFTVVLPNSVVIEIDVDIRANGQECLDQVCLHLGILEYDYFGLQFSGNKGEKIWLNMRNRINQQVSEMRAHRFHLRVKFYIQPHLLLQESSRHLFYIQVKQEILFKTLHVQDETKLVTILALIAQEEFGDHVSNRLHLPGYETFLERICPQSDPDFLKSVASCHSELRGVSSQNAEYRMLQEASTLEDYGMEKHEVKMDRKLMSVGVGPEGVFIYDNHMELVDRIEYPMIQRIVHDACSCFMSVYTEEMETRRIEVRLRTLRAASCLYRCITEMHSFFRCDTVNSEVSSQTYRDLKGLLASLFNENTTTGQNYVFDVQRTWREAYDSTRRKLMKEAANQSLPPPDKEEMEDSSETHILPKNHECQDVQVLKAKLEKIHESFLCSVCMDCDISTAFCPCGHMTCCQNCASRLDECPLCRTNIQNVQPIFLPTTLIQKS, encoded by the exons atgatATTTACAGTAGTGTTACCGAACAGTGTTGTGATTGAAATCGATGTGGATATTCGAGCGAATGGACAAGAATGCTTAGATCAG gTTTGCCTGCATCTTGGAATTCTTGAATATGACTATTTTGGCTTACAATTTAGTGGCAATAAAGGAGAAAAAATATGGCTGAACATGAGGAACAGAATTAATCAACAAGTGTCTGAAATGAGGGCTCACAGATTTCATCTCCGTGTCAAGTTCTACATACAACCCCATCTTCTGTTACAGGAATCTAGCAG GCATCTGTTCTACATACAAGTTAAACAAGAAATCCTGTTTAAGACCCTCCATGTTCAAGACGAGACGAAGCTTGTTACGATACTTGCTTTGATAGCTCAGGAAGAGTTTGGTGATCATGTATCTAATCGTTTACATCTGCCTGGCTATGAGACTTTCTTAGAGAGGATCTGTCCTCAAAGTGATCCAGACTTTCTGAAGAGTGTAGCCAGTTGCCATTCAGAACTACGTGGTGTGTCTTCCCAAAATGCAGAGTACAGAATGCTGCAGGAAGCTTCAACACTAGAGGATTATGGGATGGAAAAGCATGAAGTAAAGATGGACAGAAAATTGATGTCAGTTGGTGTAGGTCCCGAAGGAGTGTTTATATATGACAACCATATGGAACTAGTAGATCG AATTGAGTACCCAATGATCCAGAGGATTGTCCATGATGCCTGTTCTTGTTTCATGTCTGTGTATACTGAAGAGATGGAAACACGTCGGATTGAGGTCCGTCTCAGAACTTTACGAGCTGCCTCTTGTTTGTACCGTTGTATAACGGAGATGCACTCTTTCTTTCGATGTGATACAGTTAACAGTGAAGTGTCATCCCAAACCTATCGTGATCTCAAAGGACTACTTGCATCTTTGTTTAATGAGAACACCACAACTG GTCAAAACTATGTTTTTGATGTTCAAAGAACTTGGCGAGAAGCATATGATAGCACTAGACGAAAACTAATGAAAGAAGCAGCAAATCAAAGCTTACCTCCCCCTGATAAGGAAGAAATGGAGGATAGTAGTGAAACACACATTCTTCCCAAAAACCACGAATGTCAGGACGTTCAG gtGTTGAAAGCCAAGTTAGAAAAAATCCACGAATCGTTTCTGTGTAGTGTGTGTATGGACTGTGATATATCAACAGCTTTTTGTCCGTGTGGTCACATGACTTGTTGTCAGAACTGTGCGTCCCGGTTAGACGAGTGCCCATTGTGTCggacaaatattcaaaatgttcagcCTATTTTTTTGCCCACAACGTTAATACAGAAAAGTTGA
- the LOC134723126 gene encoding MAGE-like protein 2 has translation MADPFQIGGLLDVLGSTPQLVPIRSVYPAGVPIRSVYPAGVPIRSVYPAGVPIRSVYPTGAPIRYVYTAGVPIRSVYPAGAPIRYVYTAGVPIRSVYPAGVPIRSVYPAGVPIRSVYPAGVPIRSVYPAGVPIRSVYPAGVPIRSVYPAGVPIRSVYPAGVPIRSVYPAGVPIRSVYPAGVPIRSVYPAGVPIRYVYPTGAPIRYVYTAGAPIRSVYPTGAPIRYVYTAGVPIRSVYPAGVPIRSVCSAGVPIRSVYPAGVPIRSVYPAGVPIRSVYPAGVPIRSVYPAGVPIRSVYPAGVPIRSVYPAGVPIRSVYPAGVPIRSVYPAGVPIRSVYPAGVPIRSVYPAGVPIRSVYPAGVPIRSVYPAGVPIRSVYPAGVPLRSVYPAGVPIRSVYPAGVPIRSV, from the exons ATGGCGGATCCTTTTCAGATTGGAGGCCTACTGGATGTcttaggtagcactccacagttag TACCTATAAGATCTGTTTACCCTGCCGGAGTACCTATAAGATCTGTTTACCCTGCCGGAGTACCTATAAGATCTGTTTACCCTGCCGGAGTACCTATAAGATCTGTTTACCCTACCGGAGCACCTATAAGATATGTTTACACTGCCGGAGTACCTATAAGATCTGTTTACCCTGCCGGAGCACCTATAAGATATGTTTACACTGCCGGAGTACCTATAAGATCTGTTTACCCTGCCGGAGTACCTATAAGATCTGTTTACCCTGCCGGAGTACCTATAAGATCTGTTTACCCTGCCGGAGTACCTATAAGATCTGTTTACCCTGCCGGAGTACCTATACGATCTGTTTACCCTGCCGGAGTACCTATAAGATCTGTTTACCCTGCCGGAGTACCTATAAGATCTGTTTACCCTGCCGGAGTACCTATAAGATCTGTTTACCCTGCCGGAGTACCTATAAGATCTGTTTACCCTGCCGGAGTACCTATAAGATCTGTTTACCCTGCCGGAGTACCTATAAGATATGTTTACCCTACCGGAGCACCTATAAGATATGTTTACACTGCCGGAGCACCTATAAGATCTGTTTACCCTACCGGAGCACCTATAAGATATGTTTACACTGCCGGAGTACCTATAAGATCTGTTTACCCTGCCGGAGTACCTATAAGATCTGTTTGCTCTGCCGGAGTACCTATAAGATCTGTTTACCCTGCCGGAGTACCTATAAGATCTGTTTACCCTGCCGGAGTACCTATAAGATCTGTTTACCCTGCCGGAGTACCTATAAGATCTGTTTACCCTGCCGGAGTACCTATAAGATCTGTTTACCCTGCCGGAGTACCTATAAGATCTGTTTACCCTGCCGGAGTACCTATAAGATCTGTTTACCCTGCCGGAGTACCTATAAGATCTGTTTACCCTGCCGGAGTACCTATAAGATCTGTTTACCCTGCCGGAGTACCTATAAGATCTGTTTACCCTGCCGGAGTACCTATAAGATCTGTTTACCCTGCCGGAGTACCTATAAGATCTGTTTACCCTGCCGGAGTACCTATAAGATCTGTTTACCCTGCCGGAGTACCTTTAAGATCTGTTTACCCTGCCGGAGTACCTATAAGATCTGTTTACCCTGCCGGAGTACCTATAAGATCTGTTTAA